One window from the genome of Carnobacteriaceae bacterium zg-84 encodes:
- the gmk gene encoding guanylate kinase codes for MAERGLLIVLSGPSGVGKGTVRQKIFEQTQNDALIYSISATTRQCREGEVDGVDYLFRTKEEFEQMIKDGKMLEYAEYVGNYYGTPVDYVEEMLEKGKDVFLEIEVNGAIQVRSKMPEGVFIFLTPPDLEELERRLIGRGTDDAPIIEKRIKKAKEELALMKHYDYAVINDDVQSAVDKVKAIIQSEHLKVTRVFDEWHSK; via the coding sequence ATGGCAGAACGTGGATTGTTGATTGTTCTTTCTGGACCGTCAGGTGTTGGAAAAGGAACTGTTCGACAAAAAATATTTGAACAAACTCAAAACGATGCACTGATTTACTCTATTTCAGCGACAACAAGACAGTGTCGTGAGGGAGAAGTAGACGGTGTTGATTATTTATTTAGAACAAAAGAAGAGTTTGAACAAATGATTAAAGATGGCAAAATGTTAGAATATGCCGAATACGTTGGGAACTATTATGGGACTCCCGTTGATTATGTAGAAGAAATGTTAGAAAAAGGCAAAGATGTCTTTTTAGAAATAGAAGTCAATGGTGCTATACAAGTAAGAAGTAAAATGCCAGAAGGTGTATTTATTTTTTTAACACCACCTGATTTAGAAGAGTTAGAACGACGTTTAATTGGTAGAGGAACAGATGATGCTCCTATTATTGAAAAACGTATTAAAAAAGCAAAAGAAGAACTTGCTTTAATGAAACATTATGATTATGCTGTTATCAACGATGATGTTCAATCAGCTGTTGATAAAGTGAAAGCAATTATTCAAAGTGAACATTTAAAAGTGACTCGTGTTTTTGACGAGTGGCATAGTAAATAA
- a CDS encoding ABC transporter ATP-binding protein produces the protein MSESNYVIEMRNITKKFGDFTANKNINLKVKKGEIHALLGENGAGKSTLMNMLCGLLQPTSGEILINGETVKITSPTKATKLKIGMVHQHFMLVKKFTVTENIILGTEPTQAGVVNIKKAREEILALSKQYNLDINPDALVRDITVGMEQRVEILKTLYRGADILIFDEPTAVLTPQEIDELIKIIKGLAAEGKSVVIITHKLDEIRAVADKCTVIRRGEHIDTVDVDKVSSQELADMMVGRAVSFKTDKAPANPQHPVLEIKNLHVNESRGLPIVKGVDLTIHAGEVVGIAGVDGNGQTELIQAIAGLTKSTQGTVTLNGKDITNRTPRQITETGLGHIPEDRHKHGLVLDMTVEENIILQTYYQKPFSKRGFLNDKIISTYAMHLINEFDVRTPSEKVNASALSGGNQQKAIIAREIDRNPDLLIAAQPTRGLDVGAIEFIHKRLISQRTHGKAVLLMSFELDEIMNVADRIAVMYDGRIVAIVKPEETTVRELGLLIAGSSVEKADKEVGGGSHE, from the coding sequence ATGTCCGAATCAAACTATGTTATTGAGATGCGAAACATAACAAAGAAGTTTGGTGATTTCACAGCCAATAAAAATATTAACTTAAAAGTTAAAAAAGGTGAAATCCATGCTTTATTAGGTGAAAATGGTGCGGGTAAATCGACACTTATGAATATGTTATGTGGATTATTACAACCAACAAGCGGAGAAATCCTCATCAATGGTGAAACTGTTAAAATTACCTCTCCAACAAAAGCAACAAAATTAAAAATCGGTATGGTGCATCAGCATTTCATGTTGGTAAAAAAATTCACAGTAACAGAAAATATTATTTTAGGAACTGAGCCAACACAAGCCGGTGTTGTGAATATAAAAAAAGCACGTGAAGAAATTTTGGCATTATCAAAACAATATAATTTAGATATCAATCCAGACGCTCTTGTAAGAGATATTACAGTAGGTATGGAACAACGTGTTGAAATTTTAAAAACATTGTACCGTGGTGCAGATATTTTGATTTTTGATGAGCCGACCGCTGTTTTAACACCTCAAGAGATTGATGAACTGATTAAAATTATTAAAGGTCTAGCAGCAGAGGGAAAATCTGTTGTTATCATTACGCATAAATTAGATGAAATTCGTGCCGTGGCAGATAAATGTACTGTTATTCGTCGTGGAGAACATATTGATACTGTTGATGTGGATAAAGTGTCTTCTCAAGAATTGGCAGATATGATGGTAGGGCGTGCTGTTTCCTTTAAAACAGATAAAGCACCTGCTAACCCACAACACCCTGTTTTAGAAATTAAAAATTTACATGTTAATGAATCTCGTGGCTTACCAATCGTGAAAGGTGTTGACTTAACAATTCACGCTGGAGAAGTTGTCGGTATTGCAGGTGTTGACGGTAATGGACAAACAGAACTTATTCAAGCTATTGCTGGATTAACAAAATCAACACAAGGAACCGTAACGTTGAATGGTAAAGATATTACAAATCGCACACCAAGACAAATTACGGAAACTGGTTTAGGTCATATTCCAGAAGATAGACATAAACACGGATTAGTATTGGATATGACGGTAGAAGAAAATATTATTCTTCAAACTTATTATCAAAAACCATTCAGTAAACGTGGTTTTTTAAACGATAAAATTATTTCAACGTATGCTATGCATTTAATCAATGAGTTTGACGTACGTACACCTAGTGAAAAAGTGAATGCATCTGCTTTATCTGGAGGAAATCAACAAAAAGCAATTATTGCACGTGAAATTGATAGAAACCCGGACTTATTGATTGCAGCACAACCAACTCGTGGATTAGACGTTGGTGCAATCGAATTTATTCATAAACGTTTGATTAGTCAACGTACACATGGCAAAGCAGTGTTGTTAATGAGTTTTGAATTAGATGAAATTATGAACGTTGCAGATAGAATTGCTGTTATGTATGACGGTAGAATTGTAGCGATTGTAAAACCAGAAGAAACCACTGTAAGAGAATTAGGATTGTTGATTGCAGGTTCATCTGTTGAAAAAGCAGACAAAGAAGTAGGAGGAGGTTCTCATGAATAG
- a CDS encoding translation repressor RelB has product MSTITVRLNKEEETFFKNYAQIQGQSLSSLFKRALETVIEDEYDLKLYKQSFQEYLENSETLSHADFKKELGFE; this is encoded by the coding sequence ATGAGTACAATTACCGTTCGATTAAATAAAGAAGAGGAAACATTTTTTAAAAATTATGCACAAATTCAAGGACAAAGTTTGTCTAGCTTGTTTAAGAGAGCTTTAGAAACAGTGATTGAAGATGAATATGATTTAAAATTATATAAACAATCATTCCAAGAATATTTGGAAAACTCTGAAACATTATCACATGCTGATTTCAAGAAAGAATTAGGATTTGAATAA
- a CDS encoding ABC transporter permease, whose translation MNSHKKFQNLLVPFLSVLLGLVFGAIIIALIGKDPIEAYQYLFGGALGTSYGIGQTLRSMAPLILTALGFSVAYKAGFFNIGLSGQALAGWLTSVWVALSFPTLPQYMLLPLCIVTGMIAGAVWAGIAGILKAYFNASEVITTIMLNYVILYVNDFLIRNVMTNPAADKTNTIPQAASLRWDVLTELTDNSTVHLGIIISVFMALLVHIMLKRTTLGLELRAVGLNPFAAEYAGMNAKKNIIRAMFISGCLAGLAGVMEGLGQFENIFLQNGVSPAIGFTGMSVSLLALGNPLGIILSAALFGIFESGSSEMSLMTNVPAELVTVITAIIIFFVGANYIIRFILDKIKWKQSEEA comes from the coding sequence ATGAATAGTCATAAAAAATTTCAAAACCTACTTGTACCATTTTTATCCGTTTTACTAGGTTTGGTATTTGGTGCAATTATTATTGCATTGATTGGAAAAGATCCTATTGAAGCTTATCAATATCTATTTGGAGGAGCATTAGGTACATCTTATGGAATAGGACAAACATTACGTTCTATGGCTCCACTTATTTTAACAGCATTAGGATTTTCTGTTGCTTATAAAGCAGGATTCTTTAATATTGGATTGTCTGGACAAGCATTAGCTGGTTGGTTGACATCTGTTTGGGTTGCCTTATCATTCCCAACATTACCTCAATATATGCTATTGCCACTATGTATTGTAACAGGTATGATTGCTGGTGCTGTATGGGCTGGTATTGCTGGTATTTTAAAAGCTTATTTCAATGCTAGTGAAGTGATAACAACTATTATGTTAAACTATGTTATTTTATACGTAAATGACTTCTTAATTCGTAATGTAATGACAAACCCAGCAGCTGATAAAACAAACACCATTCCACAAGCGGCAAGTTTACGTTGGGATGTCTTAACAGAATTAACGGATAATTCAACAGTTCATTTAGGTATCATTATTTCTGTTTTCATGGCACTTTTGGTACATATTATGTTAAAACGTACAACATTAGGATTAGAATTACGTGCTGTTGGATTAAACCCATTTGCTGCTGAATATGCAGGTATGAACGCAAAGAAAAATATTATTCGTGCGATGTTTATTAGTGGATGTCTTGCAGGTCTTGCAGGTGTTATGGAGGGCTTAGGGCAATTTGAAAACATCTTCTTACAAAATGGTGTTTCTCCTGCGATTGGATTTACAGGTATGTCCGTTTCCTTATTGGCATTAGGAAATCCACTAGGTATTATTTTATCAGCAGCATTATTCGGTATTTTTGAATCAGGAAGTTCAGAAATGTCTTTAATGACAAATGTACCTGCTGAATTAGTAACTGTTATTACAGCTATTATTATTTTCTTCGTCGGTGCAAACTATATTATTCGTTTTATACTTGATAAAATAAAATGGAAACAAAGCGAGGAGGCATAA
- the rnz gene encoding ribonuclease Z: MYLQFLGTGAGVPSKSRNVSSIALKMLDERNEVWLFDCGEATQHTILHTSIRPRKITKIFVTHLHGDHIYGLPGLLSSRAFQGGEESLTIYGPVGIKDFVLTSLKISHCHLKYPLHFVELEQEGVAYQDDKIAVKYMTLQHGIQSYGYRVIEADYPGELQIEKLKQYNIPNGPIFGRIKKGEIVTLEDGTVINGKDFIGEQKKGREVVIFGDTRFVSSHISFCQHADVLVHESTFGKGEEKLAHNYFHATCQQAAEIAVKANVKQLYLTHISSRYLGQDVKKLQKDAQAIFANTKVVHDLLEIEVPFNHD; this comes from the coding sequence ATGTATTTACAGTTTTTAGGAACTGGTGCAGGCGTCCCTTCAAAAAGTAGAAATGTATCATCTATCGCTTTAAAAATGTTAGATGAACGAAATGAAGTATGGTTATTTGATTGTGGAGAAGCTACCCAACATACTATTTTACATACGAGTATTCGTCCTAGAAAAATTACTAAAATATTTGTTACACATTTACATGGAGATCACATTTATGGATTACCTGGATTATTAAGTAGTCGTGCGTTTCAAGGAGGAGAAGAATCTTTAACGATTTATGGACCAGTCGGTATTAAAGATTTTGTCTTAACCTCTTTAAAAATTTCACATTGTCATTTGAAGTATCCATTACATTTTGTTGAGCTCGAGCAAGAAGGAGTTGCTTATCAAGATGATAAAATTGCTGTAAAGTATATGACATTACAACATGGAATACAGTCTTATGGCTATCGTGTTATTGAAGCTGATTATCCTGGTGAATTACAAATTGAGAAATTGAAACAGTACAATATTCCTAATGGGCCTATTTTTGGTCGTATTAAAAAAGGTGAAATTGTAACATTAGAGGACGGTACAGTGATCAATGGTAAGGACTTTATTGGTGAGCAAAAAAAAGGAAGAGAAGTCGTTATTTTTGGAGATACACGTTTTGTGTCATCCCATATTTCATTTTGTCAACATGCTGATGTTTTAGTACATGAATCGACATTTGGAAAAGGCGAAGAAAAATTAGCTCATAATTATTTCCATGCCACTTGTCAACAGGCAGCAGAAATTGCTGTAAAAGCAAATGTAAAACAACTTTATTTAACACATATTAGTTCAAGATATTTAGGACAAGATGTTAAAAAACTTCAAAAAGATGCACAAGCCATTTTTGCAAATACAAAAGTTGTCCATGATTTATTAGAAATTGAGGTGCCTTTTAATCATGACTAG
- a CDS encoding type II toxin-antitoxin system RelE/ParE family toxin, whose amino-acid sequence MYHIHYSKKAQNQIKKIDRQIQRLLFAWIDKHLEGTNNPRQHGKGLTGDKSREWHYRIGYYRLICDIQENTLIILALEFGHRKDIYHELSV is encoded by the coding sequence ATGTATCATATTCACTATTCAAAAAAAGCACAAAATCAAATCAAAAAAATAGATAGACAGATTCAACGACTTTTATTTGCATGGATTGATAAGCATTTAGAAGGTACAAATAATCCTAGACAACACGGGAAAGGTTTAACTGGAGATAAGTCACGGGAATGGCACTATCGTATTGGATATTATCGATTGATTTGTGATATTCAAGAAAATACTTTGATTATTTTAGCACTTGAATTTGGACATAGAAAAGATATTTATCATGAGTTATCCGTTTAG
- a CDS encoding SDR family oxidoreductase: protein MTRTILLTGATGGLGQALVEELTQEPTHFILVGRKEPILKELKDTFTSDTVTVDYIVCDLSKEQDRQMCLNALPEQIDIIIHNAGYGIFEEAHLFTDNTVEHMFSVNILSPIVLTNALLPKLYKQGKGHIIFVASQASKMATPKSSIYSATKFGLRGYANALRLEAKKHGIFVTTVNPGPIDTGFFDIADKTGQYQKAVANTMLTAKDVARKISRRIFRPTREINLPFSMAVAAVLYEVLPTVSDRLVLKLFNKK from the coding sequence ATGACTAGAACGATTTTATTAACAGGAGCAACTGGTGGATTAGGACAGGCGCTGGTTGAAGAATTAACACAAGAACCAACACATTTTATACTAGTTGGTCGAAAAGAACCAATATTAAAAGAATTAAAAGATACGTTTACAAGTGATACAGTAACTGTTGATTACATTGTTTGTGATTTATCGAAAGAACAAGATAGACAAATGTGTTTAAATGCGTTACCAGAACAAATTGACATCATCATTCATAATGCGGGTTATGGTATATTTGAAGAAGCTCATTTATTTACAGATAATACAGTAGAGCATATGTTTTCTGTAAATATTTTGTCACCGATTGTATTGACGAATGCTTTATTACCTAAATTATATAAACAAGGTAAAGGACATATTATTTTTGTTGCTTCTCAAGCGAGTAAAATGGCAACACCCAAGTCATCTATTTATTCAGCAACGAAATTTGGACTAAGAGGATATGCGAATGCTCTTCGATTAGAAGCAAAAAAACATGGTATTTTTGTGACGACGGTTAATCCCGGACCTATTGATACAGGATTTTTTGATATTGCAGATAAAACAGGACAATATCAAAAAGCAGTAGCAAATACCATGCTCACAGCAAAAGATGTTGCTCGGAAGATAAGTCGAAGAATTTTTAGACCTACACGAGAAATCAATTTACCATTTAGTATGGCGGTAGCAGCGGTTCTTTATGAAGTATTGCCAACAGTGTCGGATAGATTAGTTTTGAAATTGTTCAATAAAAAATGA
- a CDS encoding V-type ATP synthase subunit B, which produces MIKEYKTVSEVVGPLMAVEHVEGVKFDELVDIQLQDGTVRRGQVLEVHYDKALVQLFDSPSGINLRDTKVRFKGKPLELAVSEDMVGRIFDGMGQVKDGGPNIIPEKFLDINGQAINPICRDYPDEFIQTGISSIDHLNTLVRGQKLPVFSGSGLPHKELAAQIARQATVLNSDEKFAVVFAAMGITFEEAEYFMEDFRKTGAIERSVMFINLANDPAIERIATPKMALTAAEYLAFEKDMHVLVIMTDMTNYCEALREVSAARREVPGRRGYPGYLYTNLSTLYERAGRLIGKKGSVTQIPILTMPEDDITHPIPDLTGYITEGQIILSRDLYNAGIKPPINVLPSLSRLKDKGTGEGKTREDHAATMNQLFAAYAQGKQVKELAVVLGESALSKTDKLYVEFTTRFEEEYVNQGFYKNRSIFDTLSLGWELLSILPRTELKRIKDNMLDKYLSEE; this is translated from the coding sequence GTGATTAAAGAATATAAAACAGTTAGCGAAGTCGTAGGACCTTTAATGGCTGTTGAACACGTAGAAGGTGTTAAATTTGATGAATTAGTAGATATTCAGCTACAAGATGGCACCGTTAGACGTGGACAAGTCTTAGAAGTACACTATGACAAAGCGTTAGTCCAGTTATTCGACAGTCCAAGTGGTATTAACTTGCGAGATACAAAAGTTAGATTTAAAGGAAAACCATTAGAACTTGCTGTATCAGAAGATATGGTTGGCCGTATTTTTGATGGAATGGGTCAAGTGAAAGATGGTGGTCCAAATATTATTCCTGAAAAATTTTTAGATATTAACGGACAAGCAATTAATCCGATTTGCCGTGATTATCCGGATGAATTTATTCAAACAGGAATTTCGTCTATTGACCACTTAAATACACTAGTACGTGGACAAAAATTACCCGTCTTTTCCGGATCGGGTTTGCCTCATAAAGAACTTGCCGCACAAATCGCTCGTCAAGCGACTGTCCTAAATTCCGATGAAAAATTTGCGGTAGTTTTTGCTGCTATGGGTATTACTTTTGAAGAAGCAGAATACTTTATGGAAGATTTTAGAAAAACAGGTGCTATTGAGCGTTCTGTTATGTTTATCAATTTAGCCAATGACCCTGCTATTGAACGTATTGCAACACCAAAAATGGCATTAACAGCAGCAGAATATTTAGCTTTTGAAAAAGATATGCACGTATTAGTTATCATGACAGATATGACCAATTATTGTGAAGCATTACGTGAAGTGTCTGCTGCACGCCGTGAAGTACCTGGACGAAGAGGGTATCCTGGTTATTTGTATACTAATTTATCCACTTTATACGAAAGAGCAGGACGCCTTATTGGAAAAAAAGGTTCTGTTACCCAAATTCCAATTTTAACAATGCCTGAAGACGATATTACACACCCAATTCCAGACTTGACGGGATATATTACAGAGGGACAGATTATTTTATCCAGAGATTTATACAATGCAGGTATAAAACCTCCAATCAATGTTTTACCGTCTTTATCACGTTTAAAGGATAAAGGAACCGGAGAAGGAAAAACAAGAGAAGATCATGCCGCAACAATGAACCAATTATTTGCTGCCTATGCTCAAGGAAAACAAGTAAAAGAGTTAGCTGTTGTATTAGGTGAATCAGCTTTATCTAAAACGGATAAATTATACGTTGAATTTACAACACGTTTTGAGGAAGAATATGTCAATCAAGGATTTTATAAAAACCGTTCTATTTTTGATACATTATCACTTGGTTGGGAATTACTATCTATTTTACCTAGAACAGAGTTAAAACGTATTAAAGATAATATGTTAGATAAGTATCTTTCCGAGGAGTGA
- the obgE gene encoding GTPase ObgE has translation MSMFLDYAKVFVKAGKGGDGMVAFRREKYVPDGGPAGGDGGNGGSVIFRVDEGLRTLMDFRYNRIFKGKNGENGMSKSMFGKGAKDTYVNVPAGTIVRNAQTNAVIADMTEKNQEVVIAKGGRGGRGNKRFATHKNPAPEVAENGESGEELEVILELKVLADVGLVGFPSVGKSTLLSVVSSAKPKIAEYHFTTIVPNLGMVSVPHTSEQFVMADLPGLIEGASSGVGLGIQFLKHIERTRVILHVIDMASIEGRDPFDDYEKINHELSTYQLRLLERPTIIVANKMDMPQAQENLIVFKQKLNEIYSDKQIDIVEISAWQSKGVEELLLKTYSLLEETDPFPLFEDEVVLEENIVYTLEQEQPFTITRDDDAIWVLSGEKLEKLFDMTNFSHDESIMRFARQLRSMGIDEALREKGAVSGDTVRIKSFEFEFVD, from the coding sequence ATGTCCATGTTTTTAGATTATGCAAAAGTCTTTGTAAAAGCTGGAAAAGGCGGAGATGGTATGGTGGCGTTTCGTCGTGAAAAATATGTTCCAGACGGTGGACCAGCTGGTGGAGATGGTGGAAATGGCGGTAGTGTTATTTTTCGTGTCGACGAAGGACTTAGAACATTGATGGATTTTAGATATAATCGTATTTTTAAAGGTAAAAATGGCGAAAATGGAATGAGTAAAAGCATGTTTGGTAAAGGTGCAAAAGATACTTATGTCAATGTTCCAGCGGGAACCATTGTTAGAAATGCACAAACAAATGCTGTCATTGCAGATATGACTGAAAAAAATCAAGAAGTTGTCATTGCCAAAGGTGGACGTGGTGGACGTGGAAATAAACGTTTTGCAACACATAAAAATCCCGCTCCAGAAGTTGCTGAAAATGGTGAATCAGGAGAAGAATTAGAAGTTATTTTAGAGTTAAAAGTGCTAGCTGATGTTGGGTTGGTAGGTTTTCCATCAGTTGGGAAATCGACTTTATTATCTGTTGTAAGTAGTGCTAAACCTAAAATAGCCGAATATCATTTTACGACAATTGTACCAAACTTAGGTATGGTTAGTGTTCCACATACATCAGAACAATTTGTTATGGCAGATTTACCCGGATTGATTGAGGGAGCTTCATCTGGGGTTGGGTTAGGTATTCAATTTTTAAAACATATTGAACGTACACGTGTTATTTTACATGTGATTGATATGGCAAGTATTGAAGGAAGAGATCCTTTTGATGATTATGAAAAGATTAACCATGAGCTGTCTACTTATCAATTACGTTTATTAGAACGTCCAACAATTATCGTGGCAAATAAAATGGATATGCCACAAGCACAAGAAAATTTAATCGTCTTTAAACAAAAACTAAATGAAATATATTCTGATAAGCAGATTGATATTGTGGAAATTTCTGCATGGCAATCAAAAGGTGTTGAGGAATTATTACTTAAAACATACAGCTTGTTAGAAGAAACAGATCCATTCCCATTATTTGAAGATGAGGTTGTGCTTGAAGAAAATATTGTTTATACATTGGAACAAGAACAACCGTTTACGATTACACGAGATGATGACGCAATCTGGGTATTAAGTGGAGAAAAATTAGAAAAATTATTTGATATGACTAATTTTTCACATGATGAAAGTATTATGCGTTTTGCACGTCAGTTGAGAAGTATGGGGATTGATGAAGCATTACGTGAAAAAGGTGCAGTAAGTGGAGATACCGTACGTATTAAATCTTTTGAGTTTGAGTTTGTCGATTAA
- a CDS encoding V-type ATP synthase subunit D, whose protein sequence is MTRLNVKPTRMELSVLKKRLKTSTRGHKLLKDKQDELMRRFILLIKENHTLRQDVEMRLTKGMQSFVLAKSLLHEAFIEEAFALPTQEVSLQIDEQNIMSVTVPKLHVQFPEDVHQKNTFQYGLLNSNSDMDKAIDELTDTTKALLRLTEVEKTCQLLADEIEKTRRRVNALEHLIIPQLEETIAYIQMKLEENERSNIIRMMKVKDK, encoded by the coding sequence ATGACACGTTTAAACGTTAAACCAACCCGTATGGAATTGTCTGTCTTGAAAAAAAGATTAAAAACATCTACTCGTGGACATAAATTATTAAAAGATAAACAAGATGAACTTATGCGTCGTTTTATCCTTCTCATCAAAGAAAATCATACATTAAGACAAGATGTTGAAATGCGTTTAACAAAGGGAATGCAATCTTTTGTTTTAGCTAAATCATTATTACACGAAGCTTTTATTGAAGAAGCGTTTGCTTTACCAACACAAGAAGTATCCTTACAAATAGATGAGCAAAATATTATGAGCGTTACAGTACCTAAGTTACATGTACAATTTCCTGAAGATGTTCATCAAAAAAATACATTTCAATATGGTTTATTAAACTCAAATAGTGATATGGATAAAGCGATTGATGAGTTAACAGATACAACAAAAGCATTATTACGTTTAACAGAAGTTGAAAAAACATGTCAGCTACTCGCAGATGAAATCGAAAAGACACGCCGTCGTGTAAATGCATTAGAACATTTAATTATTCCACAACTTGAAGAAACTATTGCATATATTCAAATGAAACTTGAAGAAAATGAACGTAGTAATATCATTCGTATGATGAAAGTAAAAGATAAATAA
- a CDS encoding BMP family ABC transporter substrate-binding protein produces the protein MSKRKVLGLVTMSAAAVLLLAACGNKSASNSMEKTTAGEKAAKKFSIVMVTDSGGVDDKSFNQSAWTAMQAWGKEHGREKGAEGYNYIQSSGEKDYATNFKKAVSAKYDLIFAVGFTLQEAANKATEENKDNHFVTVDSVIKDQYTNGASILFAENESAYLAGIAAAKTTKTNHIGYIGGVKTETLIRFEAGFVAGAKSVNKDITVDRQYVGSFQDAGTGKTIANTMFANGADVIYGAAGASGLGVFTAATDLMQADDSKQLWVIGVDLDQHEQGKYKTKSGEEKSVTLTSTLKKVGEAVVKFAEATEKDGFKSGLTRYTLADGGVDLTDGQLSADVKDAVKKAKQDIIDGKVKAPATEAELDEFLKK, from the coding sequence ATGTCAAAAAGAAAAGTTTTAGGATTAGTTACAATGAGTGCAGCTGCGGTCTTATTATTAGCAGCATGTGGTAATAAATCTGCTTCTAATTCAATGGAGAAAACAACTGCTGGTGAAAAAGCAGCGAAAAAATTCTCAATTGTTATGGTAACTGACTCTGGTGGTGTTGACGATAAATCATTTAACCAAAGTGCTTGGACAGCAATGCAAGCATGGGGTAAAGAACATGGTCGTGAAAAAGGTGCAGAAGGTTATAACTACATTCAATCTTCTGGTGAAAAAGACTATGCAACAAACTTTAAAAAAGCTGTATCAGCAAAATATGATTTAATTTTTGCGGTAGGTTTCACTTTACAAGAAGCAGCAAATAAAGCAACAGAAGAAAACAAAGATAATCATTTTGTTACAGTTGATAGTGTAATTAAAGATCAATATACAAATGGTGCATCTATCTTATTTGCTGAAAATGAATCTGCATACTTAGCAGGTATTGCTGCAGCTAAAACAACAAAAACAAATCACATTGGATATATCGGTGGTGTGAAAACAGAAACTTTAATTCGTTTTGAAGCTGGATTTGTTGCTGGTGCAAAATCTGTTAACAAAGATATTACAGTTGATAGACAATACGTTGGTTCATTCCAAGATGCAGGAACTGGTAAAACAATCGCTAACACAATGTTTGCTAATGGTGCAGACGTTATCTACGGAGCTGCTGGAGCATCAGGTTTAGGTGTGTTTACTGCTGCAACTGATTTAATGCAAGCTGACGATTCTAAACAATTATGGGTTATCGGTGTTGACTTAGACCAACATGAACAAGGTAAATACAAAACAAAATCAGGCGAAGAAAAATCTGTTACTTTAACATCAACATTGAAAAAAGTTGGTGAAGCTGTTGTGAAATTTGCAGAAGCAACAGAAAAAGACGGATTCAAGAGTGGTTTAACACGCTATACTTTAGCTGACGGTGGTGTAGATTTAACAGACGGTCAATTAAGTGCTGATGTTAAAGATGCAGTGAAAAAAGCTAAACAAGATATCATTGATGGCAAAGTAAAAGCACCTGCTACTGAAGCAGAATTAGATGAATTTTTAAAAAAATAA
- a CDS encoding DNA-directed RNA polymerase subunit omega, which produces MLYPSIDKLLDKIDSKYSLVIVSSKRAHELDRHEEGALEDYDSYKNVGRALEEVVAGELTIDPLTTPEEV; this is translated from the coding sequence ATGTTATATCCATCTATTGATAAATTATTAGATAAAATTGATTCAAAATACTCACTAGTTATCGTTTCTAGTAAACGAGCTCATGAACTAGACCGTCATGAAGAAGGTGCTTTAGAAGATTACGATTCATATAAAAATGTAGGTCGTGCTTTAGAAGAAGTTGTAGCAGGTGAGTTAACGATTGACCCGCTGACAACACCAGAAGAAGTTTAA